A single genomic interval of Croceibacter atlanticus HTCC2559 harbors:
- the radA gene encoding DNA repair protein RadA, producing the protein MAKTKTTFFCQNCGTQYSKWQGQCSACKEWNTIAEEVIQKAEKSDWKTATAPKKRVAKPQKVADISYTQEQRYNTKNNELNRVLGGGLVPGSLTLLGGEPGIGKSTLMLQIALQLPFKTLYVSGEESAQQIKMRAERIDNSESNCFILTETKTQNIFKQVEAIEPDIVVIDSIQTLHSDYIESSAGSISQIRECTTELIKFAKETATPVILIGHITKDGNIAGPKVLEHMVDTVLQFEGDRNHIYRILRAQKNRFGSTHELGIYEMQGSGLREVANPSEILLSKNEDDLSGTAIAATLEGMRPLMIEIQALVSSAVYGTPQRSATGYNAKRLNMLLAVLEKRAGFKLGAKDVFLNVTGGISVDDPAIDLAVVAAVLSSNEDIHVPKDICFAAEVGLAGEIRPVPKIEQRILEAEKLGFASIMISRYCKLPKETYGINVVKAAKITDVVHYLFG; encoded by the coding sequence ATGGCCAAAACTAAAACTACCTTTTTCTGCCAAAACTGTGGCACACAATATTCAAAATGGCAAGGCCAATGTTCTGCTTGTAAAGAGTGGAATACTATTGCCGAAGAGGTCATCCAAAAAGCTGAAAAAAGTGATTGGAAAACTGCTACAGCACCTAAGAAAAGAGTGGCTAAGCCACAAAAGGTTGCAGATATCTCTTACACTCAAGAACAACGCTACAATACTAAAAACAATGAGCTAAATCGTGTTTTAGGTGGTGGCTTAGTGCCAGGAAGCTTAACACTTCTTGGTGGTGAACCTGGTATAGGTAAAAGTACCTTAATGCTTCAAATAGCGTTACAGCTTCCGTTTAAAACTCTTTATGTTTCCGGAGAAGAAAGTGCTCAACAAATAAAAATGAGGGCAGAACGTATAGATAATTCAGAAAGTAATTGCTTTATCTTAACTGAAACTAAGACACAAAACATTTTTAAGCAAGTAGAAGCTATTGAGCCAGATATTGTGGTTATAGACTCTATACAAACACTTCATTCAGATTATATAGAAAGTAGCGCAGGTAGTATTTCTCAAATTAGAGAGTGTACTACAGAGCTTATAAAGTTTGCTAAAGAAACAGCTACACCAGTTATTTTAATTGGTCATATTACCAAAGACGGAAACATTGCTGGACCAAAAGTCTTAGAGCATATGGTAGATACTGTTTTGCAGTTTGAAGGCGACAGAAATCATATTTATAGAATTCTTAGAGCTCAAAAAAACCGTTTTGGAAGTACTCACGAACTTGGTATTTATGAAATGCAAGGCTCTGGTTTGAGAGAGGTTGCCAATCCTAGTGAAATATTACTATCTAAAAATGAAGATGACCTAAGTGGTACTGCTATTGCAGCAACTCTTGAGGGTATGCGCCCATTAATGATAGAGATACAAGCCCTAGTAAGCTCTGCTGTTTACGGTACTCCACAACGAAGCGCTACAGGATATAATGCCAAACGACTTAATATGCTTTTAGCTGTTCTAGAAAAAAGAGCTGGATTTAAATTAGGTGCAAAAGATGTCTTTTTAAATGTAACCGGTGGAATTTCTGTAGATGATCCTGCAATTGATCTCGCTGTGGTTGCAGCTGTTTTATCCAGCAATGAAGATATTCATGTTCCTAAAGATATTTGTTTTGCAGCAGAAGTGGGTTTAGCAGGAGAAATAAGACCTGTACCAAAGATAGAGCAACGAATACTAGAAGCTGAAAAACTAGGCTTTGCATCAATTATGATTTCACGCTATTGTAAACTTCCGAAGGAAACCTATGGCATCAACGTAGTAAAAGCAGCGAAGATTACAGATGTTGTGCATTATCTTTTTGGATAG
- a CDS encoding M23 family metallopeptidase codes for MNKQIFITLSVCLVIVSCKQLTKATDFITQPTAKEIYARDFEDTDVVFNTWTKNFEVSKNDSLKINLPYLEQVQLHSTNLQSYSYNINLSEGELFNLQIESDVDSIQFFSELFKIEGDSITSFKSLIKSKPNETNMSVPIKESATYKLIIQPEIYASTKASLKIFTSPTYYFPVAGKTSKAIQSFWGASRDGGKRSHKGVDIFVERGTPVIAAVDGYVSSTGNKGLGGKQVWLRDGLFGASLYYAHLDSIATQSGKKVKIGDTLGFVGNTGNAKYTPPHLHFGIYKGYNGAVNPLPFIKNAEIPETDNLFVAITPKAIIKNSVANIRIGPSSKFDKITQLKRNDTITVLGKQDDWLHIKTGDGQKAFVFKTLTQSLP; via the coding sequence ATGAATAAACAGATTTTTATTACTTTAAGTGTATGTTTAGTAATTGTTTCTTGCAAGCAACTTACCAAAGCAACAGATTTTATTACGCAACCAACTGCAAAAGAAATATATGCGCGTGATTTTGAAGACACAGATGTTGTTTTTAATACTTGGACCAAAAACTTCGAGGTTTCAAAAAATGATTCTCTAAAAATTAATTTACCATACTTAGAGCAAGTACAATTACACAGCACTAATCTTCAGTCATATTCATATAACATAAATCTTTCTGAAGGTGAGTTATTTAACCTTCAAATTGAAAGTGATGTAGATTCAATTCAATTTTTCTCTGAATTATTTAAAATTGAAGGTGACTCTATAACATCATTCAAATCATTAATAAAAAGCAAGCCTAATGAGACAAATATGTCTGTCCCAATTAAAGAGAGCGCTACTTATAAACTTATAATACAGCCAGAAATCTATGCTTCAACAAAAGCATCTTTAAAAATATTTACATCGCCTACCTATTACTTTCCTGTAGCTGGCAAAACTAGTAAGGCCATACAAAGTTTTTGGGGTGCAAGTCGCGATGGCGGTAAACGCAGCCATAAAGGTGTAGATATTTTTGTAGAAAGAGGCACACCTGTAATTGCAGCTGTTGATGGCTATGTAAGTTCAACTGGAAATAAAGGATTAGGCGGAAAACAAGTTTGGTTGAGAGACGGTCTTTTTGGAGCTTCACTTTACTATGCACACTTAGATAGTATTGCTACGCAGTCTGGTAAAAAAGTAAAAATAGGAGATACTCTAGGTTTTGTAGGTAATACTGGCAATGCAAAATACACACCACCACATTTACATTTTGGTATTTACAAAGGCTATAATGGCGCTGTAAATCCACTGCCGTTTATTAAAAATGCTGAAATCCCAGAAACAGATAATTTATTTGTTGCTATAACACCTAAGGCTATAATTAAAAACAGCGTAGCTAATATAAGAATAGGACCATCTTCAAAATTTGATAAAATAACCCAACTTAAGCGTAATGATACTATTACAGTTCTGGGTAAACAGGATGATTGGTTACATATTAAAACAGGTGACGGACAAAAAGCTTTTGTGTTTAAAACGCTTACACAATCACTGCCTTAA
- a CDS encoding acyl-CoA dehydrogenase family protein has translation MSLFGKIKGTLSLLKDIDIEAIAKLNSKIDLKEVMDKVGSLDDDQLNGLMKMLTRKAKRGQHKLPPIDGDFYDLSLKLTPEQREIQLKVRNFMEDEVRPIANEYWKKAEFPQQIIPKLATLNIAGIAYKGYGCPEQNFVMEGIIAIEMARVDVSMSTFFGVHSGLAMGSIYLCGSEEQKLEWLPKMQRMEAIGAFGLTEPNVGSAISQGMETTCQRDGDTWILNGQKKWIGNATFADVTIVWAKDVDDKQVKGFLVRKGTPGFSPEKIEDKMALRTVENALITITDCRISESDRLQEANSFKDTAKVLKMTRAGVAWQAVGCARGAYESAVKYCKKREQFGKPIATFQLIQNHLVEMLANLTAMQTLCYRLSELQDEGLLKDEQASLAKVFCSMRTRDVVSRAREVMGGNGILLEHDVARFVADAEAIYSYEGTKEINSLIVGRAITGYSAFV, from the coding sequence ATGTCATTATTCGGTAAAATTAAAGGCACATTATCTCTTTTAAAAGATATAGATATAGAAGCTATTGCCAAGCTAAATTCTAAGATAGACTTAAAAGAAGTTATGGATAAGGTTGGCAGCTTAGATGATGACCAGCTTAATGGCTTAATGAAAATGCTTACTCGAAAAGCAAAAAGAGGCCAGCACAAATTACCGCCTATTGATGGAGATTTTTATGACCTTAGCCTTAAGCTAACTCCAGAGCAACGAGAGATACAGCTCAAGGTGCGTAATTTCATGGAAGATGAAGTGAGACCCATTGCCAATGAGTATTGGAAGAAAGCAGAATTTCCGCAACAGATTATCCCAAAATTAGCCACTTTAAATATTGCCGGCATAGCTTATAAAGGCTATGGTTGTCCAGAACAAAATTTTGTGATGGAAGGTATAATTGCTATTGAAATGGCACGAGTAGATGTTTCGATGTCTACATTTTTTGGCGTGCATAGCGGTTTAGCTATGGGAAGTATTTACCTATGTGGTAGTGAAGAGCAAAAGTTAGAATGGCTTCCTAAAATGCAACGAATGGAAGCTATTGGCGCCTTTGGTTTAACAGAACCAAATGTAGGTTCTGCCATTTCTCAAGGTATGGAAACCACCTGCCAACGTGATGGTGATACTTGGATACTAAACGGTCAAAAAAAATGGATTGGTAACGCCACATTTGCAGATGTAACAATAGTTTGGGCTAAAGATGTAGATGATAAGCAAGTAAAAGGATTTTTGGTAAGAAAAGGCACGCCTGGTTTTTCACCTGAAAAAATTGAAGATAAGATGGCGTTGCGTACTGTAGAGAATGCCTTAATTACTATAACAGATTGTCGTATTTCAGAAAGTGACCGTTTACAAGAGGCTAATAGTTTTAAAGACACCGCAAAGGTTTTAAAAATGACACGTGCTGGTGTTGCTTGGCAAGCAGTAGGTTGTGCTAGAGGTGCCTATGAAAGTGCAGTTAAGTATTGTAAAAAACGTGAACAATTTGGGAAGCCAATTGCAACTTTTCAACTTATACAAAATCATTTGGTAGAGATGCTCGCTAATCTTACAGCTATGCAAACCCTATGCTATAGACTTTCTGAACTCCAAGACGAAGGATTATTAAAGGATGAACAAGCCTCTTTAGCTAAGGTATTTTGTTCTATGCGCACACGAGATGTTGTAAGCAGAGCAAGAGAAGTTATGGGTGGCAATGGTATATTGTTAGAACACGATGTTGCTCGTTTTGTAGCAGATGCCGAAGCAATTTATAGTTACGAAGGTACCAAAGAGATTAACTCATTAATTGTTGGGCGCGCAATTACTGGATATTCGGCGTTTGTGTAA
- the greA gene encoding transcription elongation factor GreA, producing the protein MSKVNYYTEEGLKKLRDELDLLRDVERPKASQAIAEARDKGDLSENAEYDAAKEAQGMLEMKISKLEGVLSNARVIDDSQLDTSKVLIHSSVKIKHQGNGAEMTYKLVAQSESDLKSGKISVDSPIGKGLLGKQEGDVAEVTTPNGTIKFDVIKVWRD; encoded by the coding sequence ATGAGTAAAGTAAATTATTATACAGAAGAAGGATTAAAGAAGTTGAGAGATGAACTGGATCTTCTTAGAGATGTAGAGCGCCCTAAAGCGTCTCAAGCTATTGCAGAGGCTAGAGATAAAGGTGATCTAAGTGAAAATGCTGAGTATGATGCAGCAAAGGAAGCGCAAGGTATGTTAGAGATGAAAATTTCTAAGCTTGAAGGAGTACTATCTAATGCACGAGTGATAGATGATTCTCAACTAGACACCTCTAAAGTATTAATCCACTCAAGTGTTAAGATAAAACACCAAGGAAATGGTGCGGAAATGACCTATAAACTAGTTGCGCAAAGTGAATCTGATTTAAAATCAGGTAAAATATCTGTGGACTCTCCAATAGGGAAAGGTTTACTAGGTAAACAAGAAGGAGATGTTGCAGAAGTAACAACACCTAACGGTACCATAAAATTTGACGTGATTAAAGTTTGGAGAGACTAA
- a CDS encoding TonB-dependent receptor, whose protein sequence is MKTVSILLCALFVSASTFAQEFQLSGNVTNSKNEPIEGVSIFIKGITTGTETNALGNYNFSLEKEQYTIVVSYVGMITQEQTINLEEDVTANFVLLEDSEILDEVLVRSVRVTADSPITYSNISKEEIEDRNLGQDIPILLNYQPAVVTTSDAGAGVGYTGIRVRGSDATRVNVTINGIPYNDAESQGTFWVNLGDFASSTENIQLQRGVGTSVNGSGAFGASLNILTDAVKDEAYGELSGSVGSFNTRKATLRFGTGTLSDHFSVSGRLSKIDSDGYIDRATSDLKGYFLQAAYKDDNTLIKAITFGGFEETYQAYYGVDEATLQSDRTFNTVGQQFDREGNFEGFYENEVDNYRQDHYQLLWNERYNNNWSTNVALNYTRGAGYFEQYVDEFYYSNILFSGDAQLDFFGVDPVTIDGEEFTTTDYVRRRWLDNNFLAVNASVNYKNESLDVTTGAFYSTYKGDHYGEILSTEIPIGFLPYDRYYDGDSEKNEFSAFSKATLKFGDKWSVYGDAQIRLVDYEAIGGSDDLDVDESYTFFNPKLGTNYKLNTENSLYLSYARANREPNRTDFENGNPEPEQLDDFELGWRLNNPKFQISTNVYYMNYNNQLVLTGEIDDVGSPIRANSGSSYRLGLEVDASVQILKNLIWNPNMAISTNKNRDFVTSLDGSLVNLGNTEISYSPNVIAGNAIKYIPVKNLELQMLNKYVGEQYLSNVEAPLSKLDSYFTTDLNVQYTFSTNSLFKEIVITGLVNNIFSEEYVNNGYYFTFDGGNEDGSITTFEGAGFFPQAKANFLLGATLKF, encoded by the coding sequence ATGAAAACTGTATCTATTCTACTATGCGCATTATTTGTGTCTGCCAGCACATTTGCGCAAGAATTTCAACTCTCTGGTAATGTCACAAACTCTAAAAATGAGCCTATTGAAGGTGTTTCTATTTTTATTAAAGGAATAACTACAGGCACAGAAACCAATGCACTAGGTAACTATAACTTCTCTTTAGAAAAAGAGCAGTATACAATAGTTGTAAGTTATGTTGGTATGATTACACAAGAGCAGACTATTAATCTTGAAGAAGATGTAACTGCAAATTTTGTCTTATTAGAAGACTCTGAGATTTTAGATGAAGTCTTAGTGCGTTCTGTAAGAGTTACTGCAGACTCACCAATTACGTATTCAAACATTTCTAAAGAAGAGATTGAAGACCGTAACTTAGGACAAGACATTCCTATACTCTTAAACTACCAACCTGCAGTTGTAACAACTAGTGATGCTGGTGCTGGTGTTGGTTATACAGGAATACGTGTGCGTGGTAGTGATGCTACTCGTGTAAATGTAACAATTAACGGGATTCCTTATAACGACGCAGAAAGCCAAGGCACATTTTGGGTTAATTTAGGAGATTTTGCCTCTTCTACAGAGAACATCCAATTACAACGCGGTGTTGGTACATCTGTAAATGGCTCTGGTGCTTTTGGTGCAAGTTTAAATATCTTGACAGATGCTGTAAAAGATGAAGCTTATGGTGAGCTGTCTGGATCTGTAGGTAGTTTTAACACTCGTAAAGCAACACTTAGATTTGGAACAGGAACATTAAGTGATCATTTTTCAGTTTCAGGGCGTTTGTCCAAAATAGATTCAGATGGTTATATAGATCGTGCAACATCTGATCTTAAGGGTTATTTTTTACAAGCAGCTTATAAAGATGATAACACACTAATAAAAGCTATAACCTTTGGTGGTTTTGAAGAAACTTATCAGGCCTATTATGGTGTCGATGAGGCAACGCTACAAAGCGACAGAACATTTAATACCGTAGGACAACAATTTGACCGCGAAGGAAACTTTGAAGGGTTTTATGAAAATGAAGTAGATAATTACCGTCAAGATCATTATCAATTACTTTGGAATGAGCGTTACAATAATAACTGGAGTACTAACGTAGCACTTAACTACACTAGAGGTGCAGGATATTTTGAGCAGTATGTAGATGAATTTTATTATTCAAACATCTTATTTTCAGGAGATGCACAATTAGACTTTTTTGGCGTAGATCCTGTAACCATAGATGGCGAAGAGTTTACAACTACAGATTATGTAAGACGTCGTTGGTTAGATAATAATTTCTTAGCTGTAAATGCAAGTGTAAACTACAAAAATGAAAGTTTAGATGTAACAACAGGAGCTTTTTATAGCACCTATAAAGGAGATCACTATGGCGAAATATTATCTACAGAAATCCCTATTGGGTTTTTACCTTATGACAGATATTATGATGGCGATAGTGAAAAAAATGAATTTTCTGCCTTTAGTAAAGCTACTTTAAAGTTTGGCGATAAATGGAGTGTTTATGGAGACGCACAAATACGCCTAGTAGATTACGAAGCTATTGGTGGTAGTGACGACTTAGATGTAGATGAAAGCTATACGTTCTTTAATCCTAAATTAGGAACAAACTATAAGTTAAATACAGAAAACAGTTTGTATTTATCTTATGCACGAGCTAATAGAGAACCAAACCGCACAGATTTTGAAAACGGTAATCCAGAGCCAGAACAGTTAGATGATTTTGAGTTAGGTTGGAGATTAAACAATCCTAAATTTCAAATAAGTACTAATGTGTATTATATGAATTATAACAATCAACTTGTGCTTACTGGAGAAATAGATGATGTAGGATCACCAATTAGAGCTAATAGTGGCTCAAGCTATAGATTAGGGTTAGAGGTAGATGCATCTGTTCAAATTTTGAAAAACCTAATATGGAATCCTAATATGGCTATAAGTACCAATAAAAACAGAGATTTTGTAACTAGTCTAGACGGCAGCTTAGTAAACCTAGGCAATACAGAAATTTCGTATTCGCCTAATGTTATAGCTGGAAACGCAATTAAATACATACCGGTTAAAAACTTAGAGTTACAGATGCTTAATAAATATGTAGGAGAACAATATTTAAGTAATGTAGAAGCGCCTTTATCTAAACTAGATAGCTATTTCACAACAGATTTAAATGTGCAATATACTTTCTCTACAAACAGTCTGTTTAAAGAAATAGTGATAACAGGATTGGTAAACAACATCTTTAGTGAAGAGTATGTAAATAATGGGTATTACTTCACCTTCGATGGAGGAAATGAAGACGGTAGCATTACAACTTTTGAAGGAGCAGGATTTTTCCCGCAAGCAAAAGCTAACTTTTTATTAGGAGCAACACTTAAATTTTAA
- a CDS encoding hybrid sensor histidine kinase/response regulator, which translates to MDKTKNRFTFKIILSYVTLGVLALVVGFFLYSEFKFLLKTNTTTTEDEKFIETGTLINQVYETDGFSRLALLTGEESDFELYQQKADSLFNKIEEIKTLTDIQFQKQQLDYVKELLLQKTKNIEQLRILKLTNSKDSSFDDIAEEFNKLESSMGKLTVETFINNPNDLTERERRIWSNYVEYLNQSEERDTATVKTKVVDSMITATRFILAEAKRENSKSREALQQKENELIRNDLNISAQLRQIITAFDAEIARKNQIQATKKSASVDRTSTILKYSGVLGIFIILLFTYIILNDFFKAERFKISLKKSKDYSEELLKSREQLISTVSHDLKTPLNTIVGYSDLIENTDLTEKQLYYVNQITNSSLYVTKLVDDLLDFSKLEAGKLHIETIPFSLESIIQQTVETSKDVHQQKNVAIHLYVDQAISNQVFESDPLRIRQILSNLIGNAFKFTEEGSVTVYAKILEQKAQEFEIEIKVVDTGIGISKEKQELIFKEFQQAEADTIKRFGGNGLGLAISRKLTNLLHGTLTVDSTPNQGSTFTLVLPLKLSESKLKSEITTLTKAVKSLTVVVIDDDTSMTKLLEELFGQMNITCHSFNAFEDFVASQNFEYDFVLTDVEMPKTNGFQVLEQLKRHFKANYNGQPIVAMTGSREYTVRSFKEQGFSGLLHKPFPKEKLYSALNQLFPEHMGIPIKIESEKETTQQSTLFNLSLLNSFLSTEDALEEVLFSFYNEVNIDLQRMALAVKTEDYTAVNDIAHKMLTLTRQLEAKEVVKILDVLEYVTQENLRQETLTSLFNSLQEKVENLVTALKNR; encoded by the coding sequence ATGGATAAGACCAAAAATAGGTTTACTTTTAAAATCATACTTAGTTATGTGACCTTAGGGGTTTTAGCCCTTGTTGTAGGTTTTTTCTTGTATTCTGAATTTAAGTTTCTGCTTAAAACCAATACGACTACAACAGAAGATGAAAAATTTATAGAAACCGGAACACTTATAAATCAAGTTTACGAAACCGATGGCTTTTCCAGGCTTGCCTTGCTTACTGGTGAAGAGTCTGATTTTGAGTTATATCAACAAAAAGCAGACTCACTTTTTAATAAAATTGAGGAAATAAAAACCTTAACAGACATCCAATTTCAAAAGCAACAATTGGATTATGTTAAAGAGCTACTGCTTCAAAAAACTAAGAATATTGAGCAGCTACGCATTCTTAAACTTACCAATAGTAAAGACTCTTCTTTTGATGATATAGCAGAAGAATTTAATAAGCTAGAATCCTCTATGGGGAAACTCACAGTTGAAACGTTTATTAATAACCCCAATGATCTTACAGAGCGAGAACGTAGAATTTGGAGTAATTATGTAGAATACCTAAATCAATCTGAAGAGCGAGACACTGCCACTGTAAAGACAAAAGTTGTAGACTCTATGATTACTGCAACAAGATTTATCCTGGCTGAAGCTAAAAGAGAAAATTCAAAATCTAGAGAAGCGCTACAGCAAAAAGAGAATGAGTTAATTAGGAACGATCTAAATATTTCTGCACAATTGCGCCAAATAATTACTGCGTTTGATGCAGAGATAGCACGAAAAAATCAAATACAAGCGACCAAGAAAAGTGCTTCTGTAGATAGGACAAGTACAATATTAAAGTACTCAGGTGTTTTAGGAATATTTATCATACTCCTATTTACCTACATTATTTTAAATGATTTCTTTAAAGCAGAGCGCTTTAAAATATCACTCAAAAAATCTAAAGATTATTCTGAAGAACTTTTAAAAAGTAGGGAACAACTTATCTCAACTGTAAGTCACGATTTAAAAACACCCTTAAATACAATTGTAGGTTACTCTGATCTTATTGAAAATACAGACCTTACAGAAAAGCAACTATACTATGTAAACCAAATAACCAACAGCTCATTATACGTGACCAAGTTAGTTGATGACCTTTTAGATTTCTCTAAACTAGAAGCTGGTAAACTACATATTGAAACTATACCATTTTCTCTAGAAAGCATAATACAGCAAACTGTTGAAACCTCTAAAGATGTGCATCAACAAAAAAATGTAGCCATCCATCTTTATGTGGACCAAGCTATAAGCAATCAAGTTTTTGAAAGCGACCCACTACGTATTCGCCAAATATTAAGTAACCTAATTGGTAATGCATTTAAATTTACCGAAGAAGGTTCTGTTACAGTTTATGCTAAAATATTAGAGCAAAAAGCACAAGAATTTGAGATAGAAATAAAGGTAGTAGATACCGGAATAGGTATTTCTAAAGAAAAACAAGAACTTATATTTAAAGAATTTCAGCAAGCTGAAGCAGATACCATAAAACGCTTTGGCGGTAATGGCTTAGGTCTTGCCATTAGCAGGAAACTTACCAACTTATTACATGGAACCTTAACTGTAGATAGTACTCCAAACCAAGGTAGTACGTTTACATTAGTATTACCTCTCAAACTTTCTGAGAGTAAACTTAAGTCTGAAATTACCACGTTAACTAAAGCGGTAAAGTCTTTAACTGTTGTGGTTATAGATGATGATACAAGTATGACTAAGTTATTAGAAGAGCTTTTTGGCCAAATGAATATTACTTGCCACAGCTTTAATGCTTTTGAAGATTTTGTTGCTTCGCAAAATTTTGAATACGATTTTGTACTTACAGATGTTGAAATGCCAAAAACAAATGGTTTTCAGGTTTTAGAACAACTAAAGCGACACTTTAAAGCAAATTATAACGGACAGCCAATTGTAGCTATGACAGGTAGTAGAGAATACACCGTAAGATCTTTTAAAGAACAAGGTTTTTCTGGATTGTTGCACAAACCTTTTCCTAAGGAGAAGTTATATTCTGCCTTAAATCAATTATTTCCAGAACATATGGGAATACCTATTAAAATTGAAAGCGAAAAGGAAACAACACAACAAAGCACATTATTTAATTTAAGCTTGCTCAACTCTTTTCTTAGTACAGAAGACGCTTTAGAAGAAGTTTTGTTTTCGTTTTATAATGAAGTGAATATAGATTTACAACGTATGGCACTAGCCGTAAAAACAGAAGATTATACCGCCGTAAATGACATAGCACACAAAATGCTTACACTAACCAGACAATTAGAAGCTAAAGAGGTTGTAAAAATTTTAGATGTGTTAGAGTATGTAACTCAAGAAAACTTAAGGCAAGAAACATTAACGTCTCTATTTAACTCATTACAAGAAAAAGTAGAAAATTTAGTGACAGCTTTAAAGAATAGATAA
- a CDS encoding sigma-54-dependent transcriptional regulator — MQRILVVEDDVAFGKMLSKFLERKGFQVSTALNGNHARKQMEEQKYELLITDLKLPDDSGLNLLEYCQSVSADTNIILMTSYAEVSTAVEAIKKGALDYISKPFRPEELLMVIEQAENKSKTNATLNVETSPKAKTVKHKTSELPDSSSFVKGISESSKKFNEYLKLVGPTDMCVLIQGESGTGKEVAANAIHNFSKRSNENFVAVDCGAIPKEIAASEFFGHVKGSFTGAINDKKGHFEAAHKGTLFLDEVGNLSYENQVQLLRALQERKIKPVGSNKEIEVDVRIISATNEDLLKAVADGKFREDLYHRLNEFSVHIPSLKERSDDLFLFTEFFLEMANKALDKNVVGLSKEVEEAFKSYNWPGNLRELKNIIKRAVLLTTGQLVPIDVIPREVVNFKGQAPITTQDFSKDTNEKQLIINALKEAGYNKSKAARLLNVTRKTLYNKMEHYNLEL; from the coding sequence ATACAACGAATATTAGTCGTAGAAGATGACGTTGCTTTTGGTAAAATGCTTTCTAAGTTTCTAGAACGAAAGGGTTTTCAGGTAAGTACTGCCTTAAACGGAAATCATGCTAGAAAGCAGATGGAAGAACAAAAGTATGAATTGCTTATAACAGATTTAAAGCTTCCAGATGATAGCGGCCTTAATCTTTTGGAGTATTGCCAAAGCGTATCTGCAGATACTAACATTATTTTAATGACAAGTTATGCAGAAGTTTCAACAGCTGTTGAAGCTATTAAAAAAGGGGCGTTAGATTATATTTCAAAACCGTTTAGACCAGAAGAATTGCTAATGGTTATTGAGCAGGCAGAAAATAAATCTAAAACAAATGCTACACTTAATGTTGAAACAAGTCCTAAAGCTAAAACCGTAAAGCACAAAACGAGTGAGCTTCCAGACTCTTCTTCATTTGTGAAAGGTATTAGTGAATCTTCTAAGAAATTTAATGAGTACCTAAAACTTGTAGGACCAACAGATATGTGCGTGCTTATACAAGGTGAAAGTGGTACTGGTAAAGAGGTTGCCGCAAATGCTATTCATAACTTTAGCAAACGCAGTAACGAAAATTTTGTAGCTGTAGATTGTGGTGCTATCCCTAAAGAAATTGCTGCAAGTGAGTTTTTTGGACACGTAAAAGGAAGCTTTACAGGCGCAATAAATGACAAAAAAGGTCATTTTGAAGCTGCTCATAAAGGCACATTATTTTTAGATGAGGTTGGTAATCTGTCTTACGAAAACCAAGTTCAGCTTTTGCGTGCCTTACAAGAAAGAAAAATAAAACCTGTAGGCAGCAACAAAGAGATAGAGGTAGATGTTAGAATTATTTCTGCCACTAATGAAGATCTTTTAAAAGCAGTTGCAGATGGTAAGTTTAGAGAAGATTTATACCATAGGCTAAATGAGTTTTCTGTACATATACCTAGCTTAAAAGAGCGTAGTGACGATTTATTCTTATTTACAGAGTTCTTTTTAGAAATGGCTAACAAAGCTTTAGATAAAAATGTTGTAGGCCTGTCTAAGGAAGTTGAAGAAGCTTTTAAATCCTACAACTGGCCTGGTAACTTGAGAGAATTAAAAAACATTATTAAAAGAGCTGTTTTACTTACAACTGGGCAGTTGGTGCCAATAGATGTAATTCCTAGAGAAGTAGTTAACTTTAAGGGACAAGCGCCAATAACAACTCAAGATTTTTCTAAAGACACTAATGAAAAGCAACTTATTATTAATGCACTTAAAGAAGCCGGTTACAATAAGAGTAAAGCGGCTAGGTTGCTAAATGTTACCAGAAAGACTCTTTATAATAAGATGGAGCATTATAATTTAGAGTTGTAA